A single Mixta calida DNA region contains:
- the fbaA gene encoding class II fructose-bisphosphate aldolase, which translates to MSKIFDFVKPGVVTGDDVQKVFQVAKENKFALPAVNCVGTDSINAVLEAAAKVKAPVIVQFSNGGAAFIAGKGFKSDEPQAAAIAGAIAGAHHVHLMAEKYGVPVILHTDHCAKKLLPWIDGLLDAGEKHFAQTGKPLFSSHMIDLSEESLEENIEICSKYLARMAKMDMTLEIELGVTGGEEDGVDNSHLDSSALYTQPEDVDYAYTKLSEVSHRFTIAASFGNVHGVYKPGNVVLTPKILKNSQEYVCQKHNLPHNALNFVFHGGSGSSAEEIKESIDYGVVKMNIDTDTQWATWDGILQYYKKNEGYLQAQLGNPEGEDKPNKKFYDPRVWLRAAQSSMVVRLEQAFKELNNINTL; encoded by the coding sequence ATGTCTAAAATTTTTGATTTCGTAAAACCAGGCGTTGTCACCGGTGATGACGTACAGAAAGTGTTCCAGGTAGCGAAAGAGAACAAATTCGCTCTGCCCGCTGTAAACTGCGTGGGCACCGACTCTATCAACGCCGTACTGGAAGCTGCCGCTAAGGTAAAAGCGCCGGTTATCGTTCAGTTCTCTAACGGCGGCGCCGCGTTCATCGCCGGCAAAGGTTTTAAATCTGACGAGCCGCAGGCTGCCGCTATCGCCGGCGCTATCGCTGGCGCGCACCATGTTCACCTGATGGCTGAAAAATATGGCGTGCCGGTTATCCTGCACACCGACCACTGCGCCAAGAAACTGCTGCCGTGGATCGACGGCCTGCTGGACGCGGGTGAAAAACACTTCGCCCAGACCGGCAAACCGCTGTTCTCTTCTCACATGATCGACCTGTCTGAAGAATCTCTGGAAGAAAACATCGAAATCTGCAGCAAATATCTGGCGCGCATGGCGAAGATGGATATGACCCTGGAGATCGAACTGGGCGTGACCGGCGGTGAAGAAGATGGCGTGGACAACTCCCATCTCGACAGCTCCGCGCTTTACACCCAGCCGGAAGATGTAGACTACGCCTACACCAAGCTGAGTGAAGTGAGCCATCGTTTCACCATCGCCGCTTCCTTCGGCAACGTTCATGGCGTTTACAAGCCGGGCAACGTAGTGCTGACGCCGAAAATCCTGAAAAACTCTCAGGAATATGTTTGCCAGAAACACAACCTGCCGCACAACGCGCTGAACTTTGTATTCCACGGCGGTTCTGGTTCTTCTGCGGAGGAGATCAAAGAGTCTATCGACTACGGCGTGGTCAAAATGAATATCGATACCGACACCCAATGGGCGACCTGGGACGGTATTCTGCAGTACTACAAAAAGAACGAAGGCTATTTGCAGGCTCAGCTGGGCAACCCGGAAGGCGAAGATAAGCCGAACAAGAAGTTCTACGATCCGCGCGTTTGGCTGCGTGCCGCACAGTCCTCTATGGTTGTGCGCTTAGAACAGGCGTTCAAAGAGCTGAACAACATTAACACGCTGTAA
- the pgk gene encoding phosphoglycerate kinase, with translation MSVIKMTDLDLAGKRVLIRADLNVPVKEGKVTSDARIRASLPTIEAALKQGAKVMVTSHLGRPTEGEYNEEFSLLPVVNYLKEKLSGTNVTLAKDYLDGVEVGAGELVVLENVRFNKGEKKDDETLSKKYAALCDVFVMDAFGTAHRAQASTHGVGKFAPIACAGPLLSAELEALGKVMNNPARPLVAVVGGSKVSTKFDVLNSLVKIADTVIVGGGIANTFVAIDNKVGKSLYEPDFVEAAKGLRDQFGIPVPTDSRVGTEFSETATATVKKVNEVADNEEIMDFGDETAQAMAKVLKEAKTILWNGPVGVFEFPNFRKGTEIIANAIADSEAFSVAGGGDTLAAIDLFGIEDKISYISTGGGAFLEFVEGKKLPAVAMLEERAKQ, from the coding sequence ATGTCTGTAATTAAGATGACCGATCTGGATCTTGCTGGTAAACGCGTTCTGATCCGTGCCGATCTCAACGTACCGGTTAAAGAAGGGAAAGTGACGTCAGACGCGCGTATCCGCGCTTCTCTGCCGACCATCGAAGCCGCCCTGAAGCAGGGCGCGAAAGTGATGGTGACATCGCACCTGGGTCGTCCGACCGAAGGCGAATACAACGAAGAGTTTTCGCTGCTGCCGGTGGTTAATTACCTGAAAGAGAAGCTGAGCGGCACCAACGTGACGCTGGCGAAAGACTACCTGGACGGCGTGGAAGTGGGCGCTGGCGAGCTGGTCGTGCTGGAGAACGTGCGTTTCAACAAAGGCGAGAAGAAAGACGACGAAACCCTCTCTAAAAAATATGCGGCGCTGTGCGACGTGTTCGTTATGGACGCGTTCGGCACCGCGCACCGCGCGCAGGCTTCCACGCACGGCGTCGGCAAATTCGCGCCGATCGCCTGTGCCGGTCCGCTGCTTTCCGCCGAGCTGGAAGCGCTGGGCAAAGTCATGAACAACCCGGCTCGTCCGCTGGTTGCGGTGGTGGGCGGTTCTAAAGTCTCCACCAAATTCGACGTGCTGAACTCGCTGGTAAAAATCGCCGACACCGTGATCGTCGGCGGCGGCATCGCCAATACTTTCGTGGCGATCGACAACAAAGTCGGCAAATCTCTGTATGAGCCGGACTTCGTTGAAGCGGCGAAAGGCCTGCGCGATCAGTTCGGCATTCCGGTGCCGACCGACTCCCGCGTAGGCACGGAATTCTCTGAAACTGCGACCGCGACCGTGAAAAAAGTTAACGAAGTCGCCGACAACGAAGAGATTATGGACTTCGGCGATGAAACGGCGCAGGCGATGGCGAAAGTGCTGAAAGAGGCGAAAACCATCCTGTGGAACGGCCCGGTAGGCGTGTTCGAATTCCCGAACTTCCGTAAAGGCACCGAAATCATCGCTAACGCGATCGCCGACAGCGAAGCCTTCTCCGTTGCAGGCGGCGGCGATACGCTGGCAGCCATCGACCTGTTCGGCATCGAAGATAAAATTTCCTATATCTCTACCGGCGGCGGCGCGTTCCTTGAGTTCGTGGAAGGCAAAAAACTGCCAGCGGTCGCGATGCTGGAAGAGCGCGCGAAACAGTAA
- the epd gene encoding erythrose-4-phosphate dehydrogenase, with the protein MTLRVAINGFGRIGRSVLRALYETGRRAEISVVAINELAESAGMAHLLKYDTSHGRFAWEVRQERDLLWVGDDTIRLLHQARIADLPWRELNVDVVLDCTGIWGSRADGEAHLQAGAKKVLFSHPGGGDLDATVVFGVNEQALKQTDRIVSNASCTTNCIIPIIKLLDDAFGIESGAITTIHSAMHDQQVIDAYHSDLRRTRAASQSIIPVDTRLAAGIGRILPQFHDRFEAIAVRVPTINVTAMDLSVSVRAAVTASEVNAVLQNASAGAFSGIVDYTEIPLVSIDFNHDPHSAIVDGTQTRVSGHHLVKTLVWCDNEWGFANRMLDTTLAMAASGFR; encoded by the coding sequence ATGACCCTTCGCGTAGCGATTAACGGCTTTGGTCGCATTGGACGCAGCGTATTGCGCGCGCTGTATGAAACCGGACGCCGGGCGGAAATCAGCGTGGTCGCCATCAATGAACTGGCGGAATCCGCCGGGATGGCGCATCTGTTGAAATATGACACCAGCCATGGCCGTTTCGCCTGGGAGGTGCGTCAGGAGCGCGATCTGCTATGGGTCGGCGACGATACCATTCGTCTGCTGCATCAGGCGCGGATCGCCGATCTGCCGTGGCGCGAACTGAACGTCGACGTCGTGCTGGACTGCACCGGCATTTGGGGCAGCCGCGCCGATGGCGAAGCCCATCTGCAGGCGGGCGCGAAGAAAGTGCTGTTTTCCCATCCCGGCGGCGGCGATCTCGACGCTACGGTAGTGTTCGGCGTTAACGAACAGGCTCTTAAACAAACTGACCGCATTGTCTCCAACGCTTCCTGCACCACTAACTGCATCATTCCAATAATTAAGTTGCTGGATGACGCTTTCGGCATTGAATCCGGCGCGATTACCACTATCCATTCCGCGATGCACGATCAGCAGGTGATCGACGCTTATCACAGCGATCTGCGCCGCACGCGCGCCGCCAGCCAGTCGATCATTCCCGTGGATACGCGGCTGGCCGCGGGGATTGGCCGTATCCTGCCGCAGTTCCACGATCGCTTCGAAGCGATCGCCGTGCGCGTGCCGACGATCAACGTCACCGCGATGGATCTGAGCGTCAGCGTGCGGGCGGCGGTCACGGCCAGCGAGGTGAACGCGGTGCTGCAAAATGCCTCAGCGGGGGCTTTTAGTGGTATAGTTGACTATACGGAAATACCGTTAGTCTCGATCGATTTTAATCACGATCCGCACAGTGCCATAGTGGACGGCACGCAAACGCGGGTCAGCGGTCACCACCTGGTTAAGACATTAGTCTGGTGTGACAATGAATGGGGCTTCGCTAACCGGATGCTCGACACCACCTTAGCGATGGCCGCAAGCGGTTTCAGGTAA